The Chryseobacterium aureum genome contains a region encoding:
- a CDS encoding DinB family protein — protein MSLKALVSKTVQYNNWVVNKYIDWLSTKSDEQLNQETISSFPTILKTLHHIWQTQEYWWSYIAEKNDFDVTKTAETNSKEDVFNAIRTNSQMLADYVESLSEEDLLKNVKIESQWFQCDFSKYEYIQHAILHGTYHRGQIVTMGRNIGITDAPMTDFNFWNIYKDQQ, from the coding sequence ATGAGCCTAAAAGCATTAGTCAGCAAAACCGTACAGTACAATAACTGGGTAGTCAACAAATACATCGACTGGTTATCCACAAAGTCTGACGAACAACTAAACCAGGAAACCATTTCCAGTTTTCCGACGATATTAAAAACCTTACACCACATCTGGCAAACTCAGGAATACTGGTGGAGCTACATTGCTGAAAAGAATGATTTTGATGTTACCAAAACTGCAGAGACCAACAGCAAAGAAGATGTTTTCAACGCGATAAGAACCAATTCACAAATGCTGGCAGACTATGTAGAAAGCTTATCTGAAGAAGATCTCTTAAAAAATGTAAAGATTGAATCACAATGGTTTCAATGTGATTTTTCCAAGTATGAATATATCCAGCATGCGATCCTCCACGGAACGTACCACAGAGGACAAATCGTGACCATGGGAAGAAATATCGGAATCACGGACGCTCCTATGACGGATTTCAACTTCTGGAATATTTATAAAGACCAGCAATAG
- a CDS encoding gliding motility protein GldB-related protein, translating to MKRSILFVLPFTGLLLSPQPLIAQSIDLKKIEKIPDSVKIENIVILNLFKHQLLAHKNNKYDSARIVNHVYLPHKKLWDSCYGVIFGEENGRLFNNPKGMISWNKILYRNNKKQFEEKTNLLLGINVEKVFKKTLTKFRTFVPFQPKAKISLLFTPLTGIAFGGCNDEQFALELNNKDLDIPYALEKGLPHELNHIVYEHFRKADPDRESALSQTIDEGFACYFSYVFFDRKIGKHEAVENMTQENWDWYIRNEKEIFTKLKPYFSDTSGHNPLLRNDQLHLFPEAPKSLNYWLGFRIIEKYVEKHGQDSWEDIYNLTSKDILEKSDYEKYIESL from the coding sequence ATGAAAAGAAGCATTTTGTTTGTATTGCCTTTTACAGGTCTGTTGTTATCTCCACAGCCATTGATCGCTCAAAGCATCGACTTAAAAAAAATAGAGAAGATTCCGGACAGTGTAAAAATTGAAAATATAGTAATCCTTAATCTATTTAAACATCAGCTTCTTGCTCACAAAAACAATAAATATGACTCAGCAAGAATTGTGAATCATGTTTATTTACCTCATAAGAAACTTTGGGACAGTTGTTATGGGGTAATCTTTGGTGAAGAAAATGGCCGGCTTTTTAACAATCCGAAAGGAATGATATCCTGGAATAAAATATTGTACAGAAACAATAAAAAACAATTTGAAGAAAAAACTAATCTTCTGTTAGGAATTAATGTTGAAAAAGTATTTAAGAAAACACTTACAAAATTCAGAACATTCGTTCCCTTCCAGCCAAAAGCTAAAATAAGCCTGCTTTTTACTCCTTTGACAGGCATTGCTTTCGGAGGCTGTAATGATGAACAATTTGCATTAGAGCTTAACAATAAAGATCTGGACATTCCCTATGCGCTTGAAAAAGGTCTTCCTCATGAACTGAACCACATCGTATACGAACATTTCAGAAAAGCTGATCCGGATAGAGAATCGGCTCTCAGCCAAACCATCGATGAAGGTTTTGCCTGTTACTTTTCGTATGTATTTTTCGACAGGAAAATAGGAAAGCATGAGGCTGTTGAAAATATGACTCAGGAAAACTGGGACTGGTACATCAGAAACGAAAAGGAAATTTTCACAAAACTGAAGCCCTATTTTTCGGATACATCCGGTCATAATCCCTTACTTCGAAATGATCAGCTTCATTTATTTCCGGAAGCTCCAAAATCTCTAAATTATTGGCTGGGATTCAGAATTATCGAAAAATATGTAGAAAAACACGGCCAAGATTCATGGGAAGATATTTACAATTTAACTTCAAAAGATATCCTTGAAAAAAGTGACTATGAAAAATATATAGAAAGCTTATAG
- a CDS encoding alpha/beta fold hydrolase — protein MEKYAVSSDGQRIHYKESGNGKKTLIFIHGWLGNTEWWDIQQKYLNSKYHIVQMDLAGHGKSGSSRQEWTSAGYADDIKAVADALNSNEIILVGHSMSGAYVLEASLKIPQVKALILIDTLKNLDEAFTEQQAEEIMFTQYMTDFKYAVENFLPQYLFVEQTPANVKERLQHEFLQNEPEMAINLLRPLYKTDFNTIAKQVQIPVIAINSDASPTDLEANRKYLKNYDYVTIEGVGHYPMLEKPDEFNVILDDVLKRLIKKNDN, from the coding sequence ATGGAAAAATATGCAGTATCATCAGACGGTCAGAGAATTCATTACAAAGAATCCGGAAATGGAAAGAAAACATTGATCTTCATTCATGGATGGCTTGGAAATACTGAATGGTGGGATATTCAGCAAAAATATTTAAACAGCAAGTACCACATTGTACAAATGGATCTTGCAGGACACGGAAAATCCGGTTCTTCAAGACAGGAATGGACAAGCGCCGGATATGCAGATGATATTAAAGCTGTGGCAGATGCCCTCAATTCAAATGAGATCATTCTTGTAGGACATTCCATGTCCGGAGCTTATGTACTTGAAGCGTCATTAAAAATCCCACAGGTAAAAGCGTTAATTCTGATTGATACGCTGAAAAATCTGGATGAAGCTTTCACAGAACAGCAGGCTGAAGAAATTATGTTCACACAGTACATGACAGATTTTAAATATGCTGTGGAAAACTTCCTACCTCAATATCTGTTCGTTGAGCAGACTCCTGCTAATGTAAAAGAAAGGCTGCAACACGAATTTCTTCAGAATGAACCTGAAATGGCCATCAATCTTCTCAGACCTTTATATAAAACTGATTTTAATACCATTGCAAAGCAAGTTCAAATACCCGTTATCGCTATCAATTCTGATGCCTCTCCTACTGACCTGGAAGCTAATCGCAAATATTTGAAAAACTATGATTATGTTACTATTGAGGGAGTTGGGCATTATCCTATGCTGGAAAAACCGGATGAATTCAATGTTATTTTAGATGATGTTCTGAAAAGACTGATTAAAAAAAATGATAACTAA
- a CDS encoding DUF1801 domain-containing protein — MAKANKTTETDINVTDFINSFVEKDEKKADSFQLIQLMSEWSGFDPKMWGPTIIGFGSYHYKYASGHEGDMPLIGFSPRKAEFSLYVYSPTEESKYLLDDLGKFKMGKSCIYIKKLSDINIETLEKMCKATIAYLNENHECACREK; from the coding sequence ATGGCCAAAGCAAATAAAACCACCGAAACAGACATAAACGTTACCGATTTTATTAACTCATTTGTAGAAAAAGATGAAAAGAAAGCTGATAGCTTTCAATTAATACAATTAATGAGTGAATGGTCAGGCTTTGATCCTAAAATGTGGGGACCAACCATCATAGGATTTGGCAGTTATCATTATAAATATGCAAGCGGGCATGAAGGCGATATGCCGCTTATTGGATTTTCACCCCGTAAAGCGGAGTTTTCGCTGTATGTTTATTCGCCCACTGAAGAAAGTAAGTATTTATTGGATGACTTGGGAAAATTTAAAATGGGAAAATCCTGCATTTACATCAAAAAACTTTCTGATATCAATATTGAAACTTTAGAGAAAATGTGCAAGGCAACCATTGCTTATTTAAATGAAAACCATGAATGTGCCTGCAGAGAAAAATAA
- the ribB gene encoding 3,4-dihydroxy-2-butanone-4-phosphate synthase — protein MEKLLEQFGATSKERVEKALQTLQQGKGILLVDDENRENEGDIIFPASTITEQDMALLIRECSGIVCLCISEEKSRHLNLRPMVENNNSKNQTAFTISIEAREGVESGVSAKDRVTTIRTAVAANAQAEHIASPGHVFPLIARKDGVFERRGHTEGSVDLVKMANLGDDAVLCELTNEDGSMARLPEITAFALKKGMSVVTIEDIYAYRKMIMSN, from the coding sequence ATGGAAAAATTATTAGAACAATTCGGAGCTACCTCCAAAGAACGTGTAGAAAAAGCACTTCAGACATTACAACAGGGAAAAGGCATTCTGTTAGTAGATGATGAAAACCGCGAAAACGAAGGCGACATCATCTTTCCCGCTTCCACTATTACAGAACAGGACATGGCACTTCTGATCCGCGAATGCAGCGGTATCGTCTGCTTATGTATTTCTGAGGAAAAAAGCCGCCATCTGAACCTTCGTCCGATGGTGGAAAACAACAATTCAAAAAATCAAACTGCATTTACCATTTCCATTGAAGCCAGAGAAGGTGTGGAATCAGGAGTTTCTGCAAAAGACCGTGTAACCACCATCAGAACTGCTGTTGCAGCAAACGCACAGGCAGAGCATATTGCAAGCCCGGGACATGTATTCCCTCTGATTGCCAGAAAAGATGGTGTATTTGAAAGACGCGGCCATACTGAAGGCAGTGTAGATCTTGTAAAAATGGCCAATCTGGGAGACGATGCTGTGCTTTGTGAACTGACCAATGAGGATGGTTCTATGGCAAGACTTCCAGAAATTACAGCTTTCGCCCTTAAAAAAGGGATGAGCGTCGTAACGATTGAAGACATTTATGCATACCGTAAAATGATTATGAGCAACTAA
- a CDS encoding T9SS type A sorting domain-containing protein, with translation MKKSILFFLLGTSVMLSAQITLTKAANDPVSGDAVNYNQLNGSVDNSATGANVTFSNGSLTMGASSQTTYSVPAASEITTFPGSTIKMVDGATTIYYKATATKLEITGIVNPQATLNFNVDNGTYNNYPTTYGPAQNDTAKGTFSSSVANGLFSGTLATQADAYGTLIIGNKTYNNVLRVKYTQNFNLYSSFDVMYANPIGTVTNTAYAYYDGSHRYALLSTSSGNISVPLLGINQSTSSAQALSETFLAVNNAVKKENLVVYPNPAKDFIGFKGNTDNYSKANIYSLDGKLVKTAEVKSGNIQVSDLPPASYFIEVSGKNVADKQNTKFIKK, from the coding sequence ATGAAAAAATCTATACTCTTTTTCCTTTTAGGAACATCTGTTATGCTTTCTGCACAGATCACATTAACAAAAGCAGCCAACGATCCTGTATCCGGAGATGCCGTTAATTACAATCAGTTAAACGGATCTGTAGACAATTCTGCAACCGGAGCTAATGTTACCTTTTCAAACGGAAGCCTTACAATGGGAGCTTCCTCACAAACCACTTATTCTGTTCCTGCTGCCAGTGAAATCACCACATTTCCCGGTTCTACAATTAAAATGGTGGACGGAGCAACTACTATTTATTATAAAGCCACTGCTACCAAACTGGAAATTACAGGAATTGTAAATCCACAGGCCACTTTAAATTTCAATGTTGATAACGGAACTTATAACAACTACCCTACCACCTACGGACCCGCCCAGAATGATACCGCTAAAGGTACTTTCTCTTCATCGGTAGCCAATGGACTGTTCAGCGGAACCTTAGCAACTCAGGCTGATGCATACGGAACCCTGATTATAGGAAATAAAACATACAATAACGTTCTACGGGTTAAGTATACACAGAATTTTAATTTATACTCTTCCTTTGATGTGATGTACGCTAACCCGATCGGAACGGTTACCAATACCGCCTATGCTTATTATGATGGTTCTCACCGATATGCATTATTAAGCACAAGCAGCGGAAATATCAGTGTTCCTTTACTAGGGATCAACCAGTCTACTTCAAGCGCACAGGCTTTAAGTGAAACATTCCTGGCCGTAAATAATGCTGTAAAAAAAGAGAATCTGGTTGTTTATCCTAACCCAGCGAAAGACTTTATCGGGTTTAAGGGAAATACAGATAATTATTCCAAAGCGAATATTTACAGTCTGGACGGAAAGCTGGTAAAAACAGCAGAGGTAAAATCCGGAAATATTCAGGTTTCAGATCTTCCGCCGGCTTCTTATTTCATTGAGGTCAGTGGAAAAAACGTGGCAGACAAACAGAATACAAAATTCATTAAGAAATAA
- a CDS encoding outer membrane beta-barrel protein: MKKTIYAISFLCGTFLFSQEKKSDTADTAATREIQEVILKSQRKKQFADKAVYTFDKEALEKARYAKDLLSTLPELQLDPVANTITSTKGGTTLFLINGIEATDMQIRSVAPSEVVKVEYYDIPPARWATRADTVVNILTKSTETGYVFGADVSAALNTGFVNGSAYANYTKGKNNFGLEYALNLRDYNDRRVNSIYDYQLNGTHYRSDENRKDHFGYTFQNVALRYTRLVPDKYAFQAKLNMDIFSRFSKGVGQSVFTEDDLKEEHNMFKNNGSDYVIPKLDLYYSRKIGEKDEVSINVVGSHYTTNTTETAKEWIVGSGLSVYDNDMVLKARQTSLVGELAHVHDFKAGKLSSGYRISRSSISNDLNNLAGYSQYSVIYLEQYFYTEFAGKVDKFSYRLGAGLTNIHNKSAENTFDEWTFTPKVILAYQLKGNQNLRFTASYSPISPWSNALSSNVVQLAPNIVQRGNPFLESQQVFANNLTYSFNNKYFDFNAGLFYRYTNRVINQYYVQDDVLGGYALTYENGKNGQRYGVQLTGSYKPFGNSLLVIKAVITPTSETVRTSKGALIKNDYLGNYFSLSSEYKSFSVQYQVNIPVYSLNGAFLNTNENQNNIFVSYKRKNWTFSTGMYWIGMPSEYKTKSLPESLVDYKVHTQIMNNKSMFILGLSYDFSKGKKTEIQRKLNNETAPAATF; the protein is encoded by the coding sequence ATGAAAAAAACGATATATGCCATCTCCTTTCTTTGTGGAACATTCCTGTTTTCACAGGAAAAGAAAAGTGATACGGCTGATACAGCGGCGACCCGGGAGATTCAGGAAGTTATTTTGAAATCGCAGCGCAAAAAACAGTTTGCAGATAAAGCCGTGTATACTTTTGATAAGGAAGCGCTGGAAAAGGCGCGCTACGCAAAAGATTTACTGAGCACTCTTCCGGAATTGCAGCTGGATCCGGTTGCCAATACCATTACCAGCACCAAAGGAGGAACTACCTTATTTCTTATCAATGGTATTGAAGCTACTGATATGCAGATCCGAAGTGTAGCACCCAGCGAAGTTGTAAAAGTGGAGTATTATGATATTCCTCCGGCCAGATGGGCGACAAGAGCTGATACAGTAGTGAATATTCTGACAAAATCTACAGAAACAGGTTATGTTTTCGGGGCAGATGTTTCCGCAGCTTTAAATACTGGCTTTGTGAATGGTTCTGCCTATGCCAATTACACCAAAGGCAAGAATAATTTCGGCCTGGAATATGCTCTGAATCTCAGAGATTATAATGACAGAAGGGTGAACAGCATCTATGATTACCAGCTGAACGGAACGCATTACCGGTCTGATGAAAACAGGAAAGACCATTTCGGGTATACTTTCCAAAATGTTGCCCTGCGTTATACCAGACTGGTTCCGGATAAGTATGCTTTTCAGGCTAAGCTGAATATGGATATTTTCAGCAGGTTTTCAAAAGGAGTAGGGCAGAGTGTGTTTACAGAGGATGATCTTAAGGAAGAACACAATATGTTTAAAAATAATGGTTCAGATTATGTAATTCCCAAGCTGGATCTTTATTATTCCAGGAAAATCGGCGAAAAAGATGAGGTGAGTATTAATGTGGTGGGTTCTCATTATACGACGAATACTACAGAAACAGCCAAAGAATGGATCGTAGGGTCAGGATTGTCCGTATATGATAATGATATGGTTCTGAAAGCCAGGCAGACAAGTCTGGTAGGAGAGCTTGCCCATGTTCATGATTTTAAAGCAGGGAAGCTGTCTTCTGGCTACCGTATTTCGAGATCTTCCATTTCTAATGATCTGAATAATCTTGCAGGATATTCCCAATACAGTGTCATTTATCTGGAACAGTATTTCTATACAGAATTTGCCGGAAAAGTTGATAAATTCAGTTATCGTCTTGGAGCAGGGCTTACCAATATTCACAACAAAAGTGCAGAGAATACTTTTGACGAATGGACTTTTACTCCGAAAGTTATTTTAGCATACCAGCTTAAAGGAAACCAGAATCTTCGTTTTACAGCAAGTTACAGCCCGATAAGTCCGTGGAGTAATGCTTTGAGCAGCAATGTGGTTCAGCTGGCCCCTAATATTGTTCAGCGGGGAAATCCGTTTCTTGAATCTCAGCAGGTCTTTGCTAACAACCTGACATATTCTTTTAATAATAAATATTTTGATTTTAATGCTGGTTTGTTTTACAGGTATACCAACAGAGTCATCAATCAGTACTACGTTCAGGATGACGTATTGGGAGGCTACGCCCTGACGTACGAAAACGGGAAAAACGGACAAAGGTATGGTGTGCAGTTAACAGGATCTTATAAACCGTTTGGAAACAGCCTTCTTGTTATCAAAGCAGTGATCACGCCAACTTCTGAAACCGTAAGGACAAGTAAAGGTGCCTTGATTAAAAATGATTATTTAGGAAATTATTTTTCGTTATCTTCAGAATATAAATCGTTCTCAGTCCAGTATCAGGTCAATATTCCAGTGTACAGCCTTAATGGGGCATTCCTCAATACGAACGAAAACCAGAATAACATTTTTGTAAGCTATAAACGAAAAAACTGGACGTTCTCCACCGGAATGTACTGGATTGGAATGCCTTCGGAATATAAAACAAAAAGTCTACCGGAAAGTCTGGTTGATTATAAGGTTCATACCCAGATTATGAATAACAAATCCATGTTTATCCTAGGATTAAGCTACGATTTTTCTAAAGGAAAAAAGACCGAAATCCAACGTAAGCTAAATAATGAAACCGCTCCTGCAGCTACTTTTTAA
- a CDS encoding DUF3575 domain-containing protein, which translates to MKKAFILIPCFLFSVLEAQEIGNSPAEKMNIIKTNVTAYAFRNINLSYERAITQWFSLNIGFGTMPEGKVPFINAFLKDEDEKRFQNLRVKATNFTIEPRFYIGKGYGKGFYFAPYYRYSSVSSNTFDFYYDYNGPDGNTYQIPLRGQGDTNGNSGGLMVGVQFFLTRSQNLVLDFWIAGAHYGSGKGDFTMNSDYVLTPDMQAQLKKEIENLDIPFVKYTVETNSNGARIKVDGPWAGFRSGLSIGYRF; encoded by the coding sequence ATGAAAAAAGCATTCATATTAATTCCCTGCTTCCTGTTTTCTGTCCTGGAAGCACAGGAAATAGGAAACAGCCCGGCAGAGAAGATGAATATCATCAAGACCAATGTTACGGCTTATGCATTCAGAAATATTAATCTGTCTTATGAACGCGCCATCACCCAGTGGTTTTCTCTGAACATCGGTTTCGGAACAATGCCGGAAGGAAAAGTTCCATTCATTAATGCCTTTCTGAAAGATGAGGATGAGAAAAGATTCCAGAATCTAAGGGTAAAAGCTACCAATTTCACCATAGAACCCAGATTTTATATCGGAAAAGGATATGGAAAAGGATTTTATTTTGCTCCCTATTACCGTTATTCAAGTGTTAGCTCCAATACTTTTGATTTTTATTATGATTACAACGGCCCTGACGGGAATACCTATCAAATTCCATTAAGAGGCCAGGGAGATACCAATGGAAACAGTGGCGGCTTAATGGTTGGTGTACAGTTCTTTTTAACAAGAAGCCAGAACCTTGTACTGGATTTCTGGATTGCAGGAGCCCATTACGGAAGCGGAAAAGGTGATTTTACCATGAACTCAGATTATGTATTAACTCCTGATATGCAGGCACAGCTTAAAAAAGAAATAGAAAACCTCGATATTCCGTTTGTAAAATATACCGTTGAAACCAATTCCAATGGCGCCAGAATTAAAGTGGACGGCCCGTGGGCAGGCTTCAGAAGCGGACTTTCCATTGGATACCGGTTTTAA
- a CDS encoding MFS transporter, which translates to MDSTSITTGQRIKAIIGGSIGNLVEWYDWYAYAAFAIYFSHSFFPDSDLNAQLMNTAGIFAVGFLMRPIGGFMFGSIADKVGRKKAMTLSVLLMSFGSLLIALTPTYESIGILAPLLLLIARLLQGLSVGGEYGVSATYLSEMATQDRRGFYSSFQYVTLIGGQLIALGIQLILQKLLLTEAQLEEWGWRIPFVIGALLSIIALYLRANLHETEAFENKKEVSEKKKGTVQELLKHPRALLTVVGLTLGGTLAFYTYTTYMQKFLVNTVHLTKEESTLVSFISLFIFACLQPVFGGLSDKIGRKPLLLGFGILGTLCTVPLLTALSTTTSIWTAFFLIMAALIIVSGYTSINAVVKAELFPSEIRALGVGLPYAVTVAVFGGTAEYIALWFKQMGSEEYFYWYITGCILFSLLVYIGMKDTQKTSTLDKD; encoded by the coding sequence ATGGACTCAACCTCTATCACCACAGGCCAAAGAATCAAAGCCATCATTGGCGGATCTATCGGAAATCTTGTTGAATGGTATGACTGGTATGCTTATGCGGCCTTCGCCATTTATTTCTCACACTCATTTTTTCCGGATTCTGACCTGAATGCCCAGTTGATGAATACAGCAGGAATCTTTGCAGTAGGTTTTCTTATGCGTCCTATTGGCGGATTTATGTTTGGAAGTATTGCAGATAAAGTGGGAAGAAAAAAGGCAATGACACTTTCGGTTCTGCTCATGTCTTTTGGATCTTTATTGATTGCCTTAACGCCTACTTATGAATCTATAGGCATTCTGGCTCCCTTATTACTTTTAATCGCCAGGCTACTCCAGGGATTAAGCGTTGGCGGTGAATATGGAGTTTCTGCAACCTACCTCAGCGAAATGGCTACACAGGACAGAAGAGGGTTTTATTCAAGTTTTCAATACGTTACTTTGATCGGCGGGCAGCTTATCGCACTGGGAATTCAGCTTATTTTGCAGAAATTATTATTAACTGAAGCACAGCTTGAGGAATGGGGATGGAGAATTCCTTTTGTGATTGGAGCTCTGCTTTCTATCATTGCATTATATCTCCGGGCCAATCTTCATGAAACGGAAGCTTTTGAAAATAAAAAAGAAGTCAGCGAAAAGAAAAAAGGAACCGTACAGGAACTGCTGAAACATCCAAGAGCTCTGCTTACCGTGGTAGGTCTTACTTTAGGAGGAACACTGGCATTTTATACGTATACCACTTATATGCAGAAATTCCTGGTCAATACCGTACATCTTACGAAGGAGGAATCTACATTGGTCTCATTTATTTCATTGTTTATTTTTGCCTGCCTTCAGCCTGTATTTGGAGGATTATCTGACAAGATTGGAAGAAAACCGCTGCTGTTAGGTTTTGGTATCCTCGGAACTTTATGTACCGTTCCGCTTCTTACCGCATTAAGTACAACAACTTCCATCTGGACTGCATTTTTCCTGATTATGGCAGCTTTAATTATTGTAAGCGGCTACACGTCCATTAATGCAGTGGTAAAGGCAGAGCTTTTCCCTTCCGAAATCAGGGCACTTGGCGTAGGTTTACCCTATGCTGTTACCGTTGCGGTATTTGGAGGAACGGCAGAATATATTGCGCTTTGGTTTAAACAGATGGGTTCTGAAGAATATTTTTACTGGTATATTACCGGATGTATTCTTTTTTCTTTACTTGTTTATATCGGGATGAAAGATACCCAAAAGACTTCTACATTAGACAAAGATTAA
- a CDS encoding DUF4919 domain-containing protein: protein MNIKAFFSLFFLILLTFFPAQKLEFKAPDYAAIQKNIEDKNSEFYYPKLLKRLKQNDTLLTGSQYRHLYFGYTFQKAYQPYKIGKRAEEVAKYYRGEGISQKDLSKGIQLFLDALDENPLDLRAMNYLAYLYHLNNDDATAEKIAGNFHGLLNAVLTSGDGLTCETGFHVISVTDEYVLLNRFQMETKSQSLKGKCDYQEFEKDKYKIPGFYFNISRFYGRIVD, encoded by the coding sequence ATGAATATTAAAGCATTTTTCTCTTTATTTTTTTTAATCCTGCTTACTTTCTTCCCTGCACAGAAACTGGAATTTAAAGCACCGGATTATGCTGCCATTCAAAAAAATATTGAGGATAAAAATTCTGAATTCTATTATCCGAAGCTTTTAAAAAGATTAAAACAGAACGATACCCTTCTTACAGGCAGTCAATACCGTCATCTTTACTTCGGTTATACTTTTCAGAAAGCATACCAGCCTTATAAAATTGGAAAGAGAGCTGAAGAGGTTGCCAAATATTACCGGGGAGAAGGAATCTCACAAAAAGATCTGTCAAAAGGAATTCAGCTTTTTCTGGATGCGTTGGACGAAAATCCGCTGGATCTGCGTGCCATGAATTATCTTGCCTATCTCTATCATTTAAATAATGACGATGCCACTGCCGAAAAAATAGCAGGAAACTTCCATGGTTTATTAAATGCGGTTCTTACTTCCGGGGACGGACTGACCTGTGAAACAGGATTCCACGTGATTTCCGTTACAGATGAATACGTCCTTCTGAACAGGTTTCAAATGGAAACAAAGTCACAAAGTCTTAAAGGTAAATGTGATTATCAGGAATTTGAAAAAGATAAGTACAAAATTCCGGGATTTTATTTTAACATCAGCAGATTCTACGGAAGAATAGTAGATTAA
- a CDS encoding alpha/beta fold hydrolase, with protein MKKFTFLLIIMLFFLAACNIFGQETTYPFEVKKTGKGNQSLLFIPGFASSGEVWNETVAKFEKNFTCYTLTMAGFAGTKPQADASFKEWEKAIAAYIKNNKIEKPIIIGHSMGGGLALAIAADYPELTGKIVIVDALPCLAALADPNFKSKENNDCSSTIAQLTAMNDDQFRKMQSQAMPRLLADASMQETVINWSMTSDRTTFAKMYCDFSNTDLREKIKNIQCPSHILLESYFINLKPAIESQYKNLKNADMQYATKGLHFIMYDDKDWYFNQLTNFLSAK; from the coding sequence ATGAAAAAATTTACATTCCTTTTGATCATCATGTTATTTTTTTTAGCAGCATGCAATATTTTCGGACAGGAAACCACCTATCCTTTCGAAGTAAAGAAAACCGGAAAAGGAAACCAGTCTCTGCTCTTTATCCCGGGATTTGCTTCTTCCGGAGAAGTATGGAATGAAACGGTTGCAAAATTTGAAAAAAACTTCACCTGTTATACTTTAACGATGGCCGGATTTGCCGGAACAAAACCACAGGCGGATGCCAGCTTTAAAGAGTGGGAAAAAGCAATAGCAGCTTATATCAAAAATAATAAGATTGAAAAGCCCATAATCATCGGACACAGCATGGGAGGCGGTCTTGCGCTGGCTATTGCCGCTGACTATCCTGAACTGACCGGGAAAATTGTAATCGTAGATGCCCTTCCCTGTCTTGCCGCTCTGGCGGATCCTAACTTCAAATCTAAAGAAAACAACGACTGCTCCTCAACCATTGCCCAGTTAACCGCTATGAATGATGACCAGTTCCGCAAAATGCAGTCTCAGGCCATGCCACGTCTTCTCGCAGATGCTTCCATGCAGGAAACCGTAATCAACTGGAGCATGACATCAGACCGAACAACATTCGCAAAAATGTACTGTGATTTTTCCAATACGGATCTCAGAGAGAAAATAAAAAACATACAGTGCCCTTCCCATATCCTTCTGGAATCTTATTTTATCAACCTTAAACCCGCCATTGAAAGCCAGTATAAAAATTTGAAAAACGCGGATATGCAGTATGCTACAAAAGGCTTGCATTTTATAATGTATGATGATAAGGACTGGTATTTTAACCAGCTTACTAACTTCTTATCTGCGAAATAA
- a CDS encoding RNA polymerase sigma factor, whose product MAFEEIYELYWQKIFRLCMGYVNDTELAQDLAQETFIIVWQQLPKFRNESSVGTWIFRIASNNCLRQIEKEKKFAKTDLPIHLEEKKQESTEPQIQMLYQFISELPETDRIIISLELEEIKQAEIAHIVGLSESNIRVKIHRIKEKLTQKFKENGY is encoded by the coding sequence ATGGCTTTTGAAGAGATATACGAACTCTATTGGCAAAAGATATTCCGTCTCTGTATGGGATATGTGAATGATACTGAACTCGCTCAGGATCTTGCCCAGGAAACATTTATTATCGTCTGGCAGCAGCTTCCGAAATTCAGGAATGAATCCAGTGTAGGAACATGGATTTTCAGAATAGCTTCCAATAACTGTCTCCGACAGATTGAAAAGGAAAAGAAATTTGCAAAAACAGATCTTCCCATCCATCTGGAAGAGAAAAAGCAGGAGTCCACAGAACCTCAGATTCAGATGCTCTATCAGTTTATTTCTGAGCTGCCGGAAACAGACAGAATTATTATCTCATTGGAGCTCGAAGAAATAAAACAGGCTGAAATAGCTCATATTGTAGGGCTTTCTGAATCTAACATCAGAGTAAAGATTCACAGGATAAAGGAAAAATTAACGCAAAAGTTTAAAGAAAATGGCTACTAA